The Kryptolebias marmoratus isolate JLee-2015 linkage group LG9, ASM164957v2, whole genome shotgun sequence nucleotide sequence AGAACGACAACGCCCCCGCTGTTATTTACCCCTCCTCCGCTGCCCTGGGCTCCCTCTCTCATCAGAGGATGCCCCGCTCCGCTAAAGCGGGTCACCTGGTTACCAAGGTGACGGCCGTGGACGCTGACTCGGGCCATAACGCCTGGATCTCCTACAGACTGGCGGAGGCCACAGACACCTCTCTGTTCACTGTCAATCAGTACACAGGAGAGGTGAGGACTAAACGCGCTGTGTCCGAGCAGGACGAGTCCTCTCAGAGGCTGCTGATAGAGATCAAGGACGACGGAGAACCGCTTCAGTCCGCCACCATCACGGTGTCCATCCTGCTGGAGGACGGGCTCCACGAGCCCATCTTAGAGCTGCGACACAAAACGTCCGAGCCCAACAGGAAAACCGGCAGAATCACCCTGTATCTGATCCTGTCTCTGGCCTCGGTGTCCGTGCTGTCTCTGGTGACTTTTCTCATCTTAGCGGTTAAATGCATCAGGAACAGCAGAAGCAGCGGGAGCTGCTGCATGAGGCGGAGCGACTGTGATGATTACAAGAAGCCCAACAGGAACCTGCAGATTCAGCTCAACACTGATGGACCCATAAAGTACGTGGAGGTCCTGGGAGGAGACATGATGTCTCAGAGTCAGTCCTTCAGGTCCTGCATGTCTCCGATGTCAGAGTACAGTGATTTCACTCTCATTAAACCCAGCAGCACTACAGACTTTAAAGAAGTCATCAGTGTTCTGGATGCGTCTTTACCCGACAGCACGTGGACCTTTGAGAGCCAGCAGGTGAGCagttgacatttatttaaaaaaaagagttgtaaCCAACGCCATTAGaacaaagtttacattttagaaatgcctacattttatttagtaataATTATGGAATCGTTGTCAAACTCTGCCGTTTAAattgttgtatttgctttttataaACCTCGGTACCTTAAATATAGTTTCCGGCTGGTGATCTTTTTATGTTGACCCCTGATATTCGTGTTCAGCGCACTCGATTTCATTTTacgttttttatttaaatgactttgagtttttttacaataataacccggaatctaaacaaaaaagttaGATATGTCTATCTTTATTATGGTTACTTATGTGtaattgttaaatgtttttgttgggtttttttgtcagttatatttatttttactgtcgGGTGCATTTTAacttatacatttttttctatcgtagacttttgtttgtttgtttgtttttgtttagattttagtCTTTTACACTACACAGTTTTCAATGTTCATTATTTTCtataaatgttgaattttgttgaaATGATCAGTGGCATGATGTATCAGCAACACAGCTATAAAATCATAGAAACGATATAGATTTTAAGTCTATCATGGACACAGCACTATGTAGAGTGGTTCTTATAAGGAGCTGTAGCTTTAACAGCAGTGTTCTGCGCGCTTCCCATTGGCTGTTAGTGAGAGATGCTCTGCTCTAATAGCAGACAGAGAGGTACAAAGAGATCTACCCCCTCCCTCATGCAGCTTTAGAACCATAAACGTTAACAATGCAAAGAGCTAGACGGCGGTGTGATGTGCTCATTTTTcggagctgaaaataaaacagtttcctTAAACATCAGGCATGGACAAACACGCTTTGTATCTTGTTATGACTGTACCTGATGCTCCTTGGACCTGGATTCTAACTTTTATGTTCTCGATGAGAAATATTATGTCCTAACTCGATCGGTGATGACAAAGACAATGGGATACAGAGATTGGAGATGGCTCGTGCTTTGGTGGCatattttcttcctcctgtggAGTACAATAGACGGACAGACTCGTTACAGCATTCCAGAGGAACTAAAGCAGGGCTCTGTGGTTGGAAATATTGCTAAAGATCTGGGTTTATCTTCATCTGACATGTTTGACCGTAACCTGCGCGTCGCCTCTGAGGCTGGTGAGCAGTATTTCAGTGTGGATGCGGGGAAGGGCGAGCTGCTGGTGAATGACAGGATAGACAGAGAGGCTTTATGTGGACAAAGCGCCAGCTGTGTGCTACCTTTACAAATTGTTATTGAAAACCCTTTACATTTACATCGACTAGAGATAGAAATTAAAGACATAAACGATAATGCTCCAATATTTcttacaaaagaaatgtttttaaaaattgcgGAATCGGCAGCAGTAGGAACTCGATTTTCTCTAGAAAGTGCAGAGGATTTAGACTTTGGAAGTAATTCTGTGAAATCCTACACTTTGGCGAAAAATGAATGCTTTACATTAAAATTGAAAGAGGTCGAGGATGGTAGAGCAGTCCCCGAGCTGGTGTTAGAGAAGCCTCTCGATCGAGAGAGGAAAGCAGTTCATCAGCTGCGTCTCACAGCTGTAGATGGAGGAAATCCGGTTATGTCGGGTACCTCACAAATCACTATTACTGTTCTTGATATCAACGACAATTTCcctgtatttgaaaaaaatacatataaagtTTCTTTACACGAGAATACTCCGAAAGATACTTCCGTGATCAAAATCATTGCAAATGACGCTGACGAGGGACCAAACGGAGAAGttgagttttcttttggttCCCGGACACCAGATGTTGTAATGTCGGTTTTTGAAATCAAGTCATTAACGggagaaatatttttaaaaggagattTGGATTATGAAAAAGCAACTTCATACAAGAttgaaatatctgtaaaagacAAAGGGGTTCCTGAAATGGAGAGTCACTGTCGTCTGCAGGTAGATGTTGTAGATGTTAATGACAACACACCAGAGATTATTCTTACTTCTGAACCTAAACCTGTGCGCGAAGACGCTCCTAGCGGCACAGTGGTGGCTTTACTCAATGCGCGTGATGGTGACTCTGGTAATAATAGCAAAGTTACTCTATCTTTAAACAAAGGTTCTCCGTTCAGTTTAAAACCTTCGTATTCTAATAATTATGCGCTGGTGACCAACGGAGCTTTAGACCGAGAGAATTTCGCACGGTATAATATTGAAATAACAGCAACTGATTCAGGCTCTCCTCCTTTGTCCAGTAAGAAAAATATAGCAGTAACCATCACTGACGTGAATGATAATCCCCCTGTATTTACTCAGCCTTTCTATAATGTATATTTAAAAGAGAACGGAGTACCAGGTTCTATTCTGTACTCAGTTTCAGCATCTGATCTGGATTCTGGTGAAAACGCAAAGATCTCCTATTCTATTCTGGACTCTAAAGTGCAGGACGTTTCTGTCTCATCTTATGTTTACATGAACGCAGATAACGGCAGCATCTACAGCATGCACTCGTTTGACTATGAGAAGCTGAAGGTGTTTCAGATCCAGGTTCAGGCAAAGGACCAGGGCTCTCCGTGTCTCAGCAGCAACGCCACTGTCCATGTTTTTATCCTGGACCAGAACGACAACGCCCCCGCTGTTATTTACCCCTCCTCCGCTGCCCTGGGCTCCCTCTCTCATCAGAGGATGCCCCGCTCCGCTAAAGCG carries:
- the LOC108243068 gene encoding protocadherin gamma-C5, coding for MTKTMGYRDWRWLVLWWHIFFLLWSTIDGQTRYSIPEELKQGSVVGNIAKDLGLSSSDMFDRNLRVASEAGEQYFSVDAGKGELLVNDRIDREALCGQSASCVLPLQIVIENPLHLHRLEIEIKDINDNAPIFLTKEMFLKIAESAAVGTRFSLESAEDLDFGSNSVKSYTLAKNECFTLKLKEVEDGRAVPELVLEKPLDRERKAVHQLRLTAVDGGNPVMSGTSQITITVLDINDNFPVFEKNTYKVSLHENTPKDTSVIKIIANDADEGPNGEVEFSFGSRTPDVVMSVFEIKSLTGEIFLKGDLDYEKATSYKIEISVKDKGVPEMESHCRLQVDVVDVNDNTPEIILTSEPKPVREDAPSGTVVALLNARDGDSGNNSKVTLSLNKGSPFSLKPSYSNNYALVTNGALDRENFARYNIEITATDSGSPPLSSKKNIAVTITDVNDNPPVFTQPFYNVYLKENGVPGSILYSVSASDLDSGENAKISYSILDSKVQDVSVSSYVYMNADNGSIYSMHSFDYEKLKVFQIQVQAKDQGSPCLSSNATVHVFILDQNDNAPAVIYPSSAALGSLSHQRMPRSAKAGHLVTKVTAVDADSGHNAWISYRLAEATDTSLFTVNQYTGEVRTKRAVSEQDESSQRLLIEIKDDGEPLQSATITVSILLEDGLHEPILELRHKTSEPNRKTGRITLYLILSLASVSVLSLVTFLILAVKCIRNSRSSGSCCMRRSDCDDYKKPNRNLQIQLNTDGPIKYVEVLGGDMMSQSQSFRSCMSPMSEYSDFTLIKPSSTTDFKEVISVLDASLPDSTWTFESQQVSRK